The following are encoded in a window of Mycobacteroides chelonae CCUG 47445 genomic DNA:
- a CDS encoding ADP-ribosylglycohydrolase family protein: MPSKWSNVLRGVAYGDAWGYRNEFRSYAQLTENGLMGPELPEKLIISDDTQMTLALARGLHDTKDVTDDEVGVKIIDQWIKWFDDPDNNRAPGNTCMRAIGALKNDFPWPKATVLNSDGCGTVMRVSPAAFVTKDRSWQGVAAWQAASTHGRATGIAASLLTAAIIRKARSIYPGRLLEEAIYLASTGLHHDSSLLTDVDRWIDGHPVVAEVGVRRFMTRGLLFVQDRLLTADIALRQLRDAGADPWDLDPCEHAGPGWRAHDALACALFCIDLFPNDPIAALRRATVTSGDSDSIAAVAGSILGAMYDDPWPAEWFDRLETRYQKEISEAEGYEF, from the coding sequence ATGCCTAGTAAATGGTCCAACGTGCTCCGTGGTGTCGCCTATGGCGATGCGTGGGGCTACCGCAATGAGTTCAGGTCGTACGCTCAGCTCACCGAAAACGGGCTAATGGGCCCAGAGCTGCCCGAGAAGCTGATCATCAGCGACGACACTCAGATGACGCTCGCGCTCGCGCGAGGTCTCCACGACACAAAAGATGTGACCGATGATGAGGTCGGCGTCAAGATCATCGATCAGTGGATCAAGTGGTTCGATGACCCGGACAACAACCGCGCACCGGGCAACACGTGCATGCGCGCTATCGGGGCGTTGAAGAACGACTTCCCCTGGCCCAAGGCCACCGTTTTGAACTCGGATGGATGCGGCACGGTAATGCGCGTCAGTCCCGCAGCTTTCGTAACCAAAGATCGCAGCTGGCAGGGGGTCGCCGCGTGGCAAGCAGCATCCACCCACGGACGCGCGACAGGCATCGCCGCGTCGCTCTTAACCGCAGCGATCATCCGCAAAGCGCGAAGCATCTACCCAGGGCGGCTGCTCGAAGAGGCGATCTATCTGGCAAGCACTGGGCTACATCATGATTCGTCTCTACTTACGGATGTTGACCGTTGGATCGACGGTCACCCTGTCGTCGCTGAGGTCGGCGTGCGTCGGTTCATGACGCGCGGTCTGCTCTTCGTCCAGGACCGTCTGCTGACCGCGGATATCGCACTTCGCCAGTTGCGTGATGCTGGTGCTGATCCGTGGGATCTCGATCCGTGTGAGCACGCAGGCCCCGGCTGGCGCGCTCACGATGCGCTGGCGTGCGCGCTGTTCTGCATCGATCTGTTTCCCAATGACCCGATAGCCGCGCTGCGCCGCGCGACGGTCACGAGCGGTGACAGCGACTCGATCGCGGCGGTCGCGGGATCAATCCTCGGCGCGATGTATGACGACCCATGGCCTGCCGAGTGGTTCGATCGGCTGGAAACGCGCTACCAGAAAGAGATTTCAGAAGCGGAAGGATACGAGTTCTGA